A window of Geothrix edaphica genomic DNA:
GCGCCGCCACCCAGGCCAGGCTGTGCCGCTTCTGCTACCGCCAGCTGCCCCGCATGGCCATGATCTGCCCCAGCTGCGGCGAAAAGAACTGATGGTCTGGCATCCGACGAAGGAAGCGGTGCAACGGCTCTGGGGCCGCCGCTGGGTGCGGCGCGTGTCCTATGTCCTGGTGGCCGGCGGCGCCACCATGACCATCGTCCCGTGGGTGGCGACCCGACCGGCGGTGCTGCGCTGGACCATCTCCAAGCTGGACGCCCTGGTGCGCGAGGAGACCGGCCTTTCCCTGGAAGTCGGCCAGCTGGAGGTCCATCCCCTCTTCGGCTCCGCAGCCATGAAGGATGTGCGGCTCGGCGGCGACCTGCTCACGGTGCAGCGGGTGGAAGTCCAGGCGAACCTGACCTCCCTGTTCGGCCCCGCGCCACGCATTTTCTCGATCCGGGTGGAGCGCCCCCACCTCCGCCTCACCGAAGCCGGTCTGGCGTCCATCCACCTCAAGGAGCATCCGCCCCGCAAGGGCCCCCTGCCCCAGGTACGCCTGGATCTGCTCAGCATCACCGGGGGCGAGATCGAGCTCCCCGAGCCTCTGCGGGGCCTGCCCGCCATGCGCTACCAGTTCGAGGTGAAGGCCACAGGTCCGGGGCCCAACCGGCTGCGCGTGGATGTGGCCGGCCCCCAGCTGATGGTCCTGGGACCCAAGGGCTGGGAGAAGGGCCGCCTGGACTTGAACGGCGAGGTTGCGGAGACCTTCGTGGCCCTCAAGGAGGGCTACCTCCGCCTGGGTGAAAGCCAGGTCCGCCTGCATGGACAGTTTGATGCGAAGACCCCCCAGCGGCCCGAGCGGCTGGAGGCCCAGCTGGCGGGCATCCTGGGCCTGACCCAGGCCGCCCACTGGGGAGGCATGACGCGTCCCCCCCTCGCGGGCAGCCTGGACTTCACCGCCTCCGTGAACGGGGCCCTCGCAAATCCCCAATGGACCCTGGCTGCCGAGGGGACCGGACTTCAGCCATCGGAGGCCACCTTCGCGCCCGGTAGCCTCGCCCTTCATGGCCGCGGCAATCTGGAAGGATTCCAGCTGAGCCAGTTCCGCTGGCATTCCCCGCAGGGAGAGCTTGACCTCGAGGGGAGCTGGTCCCACAAGACACCCGCCAGAGGCACCCTCACTGGCCGGGCCCTGGACCTCGAGGCCCTGGGCAGGCTCCTCCGGATCCAGGAATTCCAGGGCCTCCGGGGGGACCTGCGCGCCCAGGTGGAAGGTCCCAGGGACGCCGCTGCCCTCCGCCGGCCCGACCGCTGGCAGGGAACCGTCCAGCTGGGGCTGACCCAGCATGGCCTGGAGGCGGGAAATCTGCGTGCCACCGTCCGGAACGGGCGGGCCACACTGGATCAGCTTCACCTCGACCTGGAGGCCCTCAAGGCCCAGGGCACCGGGTGGGCCGACCTGGGGCCCCGGGGACTGATCCGTCTGGAGGCCGAGGGGAACGCGGAGGTGGGGGCGGGCCAGGTGGGCCGGGCGCTCCGGGCCTGGAAGGTGGTGGACCTCGATATGGAGGGGCAGACCCGGGCCCAGGCGAAGGTCCGCTGGACCCGCGGTCCGGGCCTGGAGCTGGACGGCTCGGCCCAGGTCACCCAGCCCCGCTGGCACGGTGCGCAGGCAGACAGCGTCCAGGCGAATGTCCAGATCCGAGACACCGACCTGCGCGTCACGGACATCCGCCTGCAGAAGGGCGAGGGCAGCGGCGCGGGCGACCTCTGGCTGACCTGGGGCCGGACCGCCCCCGGCCAGAAGCAGATGGACATGTGCTTCACCGCCTTCCGCCTGCCGGTGGCCGAAGGGCTCAAGGCGGCTGATCTGGGGGACCTGCCCATCACAGGCACCGGAGGAGGCTGGGTGCGCCTCCAGGGTCGATTCGACCACATCACAATGAACGGCGAGGCTCAAGTTGAATCTGGTGTAGCTTACGGAATCAAAATTCCAGCAGCTTCCTCCAGCTTCGCCATGGACCTGGGCAGCCTCCGGCTGCGGCTCGAGGGGGTGCGGATCGGCGAACGGCTCGACCTGCTGGGTGGGCCCGGAGGCGCGCCCGAAGGCGCCCTGGCCCTGACCGGCAGGGCCGACATGGACTTCCAGGGCTGGACCTGGTGGGTGGACCTCGCGGGGCGTCTGGATTCCCAGCTCCTGGCCCTCCCAGGGCCCCACATCCAGGCCCAGGTGGAAGCCCGGCTCCTGGGGCCCATCACCAGCCCGTTCGGGGCTCTGGACCTGCCCGAAGGCCAGGCCACCTTGAGCCGGGGCCGCGTCTTCTTCGAGGGCCGCAGCGTGGAGGGCCTCGAGGCGAAGGTGAACCTGGAGCGTGGCCGGATGGAGGGACGGCTCGGAATCGAAGGCATGACCCGCTCTCTGGTCGAAGCCCAGGTCCGGCCGGAGGGACCCGATCTGGTCGGCAGCTTCTCCCTCGCCATATCCCCCGAGAGCGCCCACACGGAAACCCTGGCCCGGGGTCTCACGGATGACCTGCTGGAGGACCTGAACCTGGAGGCCGTCGCCCAGGGCCGCTGGAATGGCCGGGCCCTGACCTGGACGGGCACGCTGAACCGCCTGGCGGCTCAGTTCAGCGCCTTCGAGCTGCATCAGGCCAGGCCCTCGGCCCTCCGCGGCGACGCCGCCGGCGCGGAAGTCGACATCACCCTGGAGGGCGGCGCCCGGAAGGCGTCAGACGCGGCGCCAGCCCAGGCGGCGGGGCTGCGGATCTCGGGCACGGTGCCCTTCTCGAACGCCGGTTCTCTGGGTCTCCGGGCCCAGGGAACTGCGAACCTGGCCCACCTCAAGGCCATCTTTGACCGCGTGATGGAGGTGGATGAGTACAACCTGCTCTCTGAGGTCAGGGTCCAGGGGACGAGCCGCTTCGACCTCCTGGCCCACGGGACCTATGCCAATCCGCAGCTGGACGGCACGCTCTCCCTTGAGAAGGGGCAGATGAACCTGCGGGGCTATCAGGGCGTGGAGGACCTCCAGGCGGAAGTGGTGTTCAAGGACCGCACGATCTCCATCCCCGTGGACAAGCCCCTGCGGGGCACCCTCGCCCATGGCGACCTGGTGGTGTCCGGCGGCCTCATCTGGCGGCTGGGGGGACTGGATACCTATGCGCTGAAGGCCTCCCTGGCCAACTTCCAGCTCCGCGATGTGCCGGATGGCCTGGACCTCCAGGGCACCCTGCGTGCCACCCTGGAAGGCACCGAGGAGAGCGGCCTGCTCAAGGGCCGGCTGCGGGCCGATCACCTGAGCTACCACACCGAGGTGAAGCTGGCCGATCTCATCCTCCGCAGCGCCCTCAGTGACAGCGGTGGGCTGGTGGGCCTGGACCTGGACGATCCCCTGGAGCGCATCCGGCTGGAGCTCGACCTGGACCTCCGCAGCCCCTGGAGCTTCGACACCAACCTGCTGAAGCTGGAGGGCCACACCGAAGGCCCCTTCCAGGTCCTGGGCACCCTGGCGCACCCCGCCCTCAAGGGCACCCTGGTCTTCCAGCCCGGCGGCCGCATCACCAACATCTTCCCGGCGGGCGACATGGTGGTGAACCAAGGCTCGCTGCGCTTCTCTGAAGCCCGCGGCCTGGATCCCAGCATCAACCTCCAGGGCAGCGTCAGCTCCATTCCGGGCTACACCGTGAACCTCGATATCCACGGCACCCTGAGCAACCTGTCCATCGTGCCCAGCTCCACGCCGAGCCTGCGCCAGGACGAGATCGTGGCCATCCTCATCAACCCCGGCAACGTGGCCAACGTCGGCACCGCCGGCGCCTCCTCCGGCGCCACCCAGGGCGCCATCACCTCGGGCATCGCCAGCGCGGGGTCCGGCCTCATCTCCACCCTGGCCTTCGCGCCCCTGCAGGAGCAGCTGCGGAGGACCCTCGGCCTGGACCGCGTGAACGTGGCCGTGCGCACCACCAGCCTCGGCACCACGGAGACCGAGGTCACCCTGGGCAAGAGCATCAACCTGTTCGGCCAGCGCAGCGCCTTCGTGGTGTCCCACCGGAAGAGCGGCGAGCTCAGCATCACCTCCGGCCAGGTGGAGTGGCGCTTCGGCGGCTTCATCCTCCAGCTGGGCGCCAGCAAGGGCGGTGGCACCGGACTGCACCCGTCGGGGGAGATCCGGCACTCCTGGAGCCCGAAGTAGGCTGGAGGCTGGAGGCTGGAGGCGGTAGGTTGGAGCTGGAGATGGCCATGCTGACCGTCAAGTGCTTCGCCCGCTACCGCGCCCTGCTGGGCTTCAGCGATCTCACCGTGCCCGCGGTCCCCACCCTGGGGGACCTGCTGGCGGACCCGCGCTTCGCGGACCTGCCCAAGGACGCCCTGCTGGCCGTGAACCAGAGCTTCGTCGACCGGAGCGCGCCGCTGGCGGACGGGGACGAGGTGGCCCTCATGCCGCCGGTGTCAGGCGGCTGATCAGCCTTCGCGCCGAATCTCCAGGACTTCCCCGCCACTGAGGCGCAGCAGCTCCTGGAAGCCTGGTTCCCGACGCAGGCGATCCTCCGGGCGTTCAGCCTGGGTCCCCGCCGGCCCATCATCGAAGCGGACCTCCAGTTCCCTCAGGCCCGGAAGCACCGCCGCCAGGGCCGCCAGCACATGGGGGTTGGCCTGCTCGCGCTCCAGGTCCTGGAGGGTCTGCCGCACATTGCCCGGAAACCGGAACCGCAGCACCGGCGGCTCCCAGCGCAGGTCCGTGGCCATCTGGGGCGCGGTGCCGAGGACCCGCAGGCCGGGTACGGCCCGCAGCGCTTCGCTGCACGCCATGCGCAGCTGGGCCGGCGCTGGCGGCCCAGGGGGCGGGGGCGCCTGGGCGCGCGCCGGGGCATGGGCCGGGGGTGTGGCCGGCGGAACCCTGCGAGGCCCCTCAGGCGCCGGCGCGGCCTGGGGGGCCCTGGAAGGGACCGGCGGCGGGCTGGTGGGAGGTCCCGGGGGCCGGACGGCGGCGCCTGATACGAGGGCGTCCAGGGGCGCCAGATGGGGCAGCTGGGCCGCGGTCACCAGGGCCAGCTCCACCACCACCCGGGGCAGGCTGCTGTCGCGCAGGTCCCGCTCCCGGCTCAGCAGAAGCTGGAGCATCCGGGCCCAGCGCAGCAGGTCCTGGGGCCCACGGGCGGCGCGGGCCTCCTGCTCGAGGCGGTCCCGGAAGGCCAGCACCAGCTCGCGCCAGAAGGTGGCCCAGTCCGCGCCCTGCTCGTTCAGCTCGCGGCAGGCCTCCACCAGGGCCGCCGTGTCGCCGATGGCCAGGGCGGACATCACGCCCTGCACCAGGTGGGCGCTGACGATGCCCAGCTGCTCCCGGACCGCTTCCTCCAGCACCTTCCCATCCCCCGCCGCGATGACACGGTCGAGGATGGTGAGCGCATCGCGCATGGAGCCCTGCCCCGCCTCGGCCACCAGCCGCAGGCTGCCGCTCTCGGCCTCGACGCCCTCCTGCTCGCAGACATGCTTGAGGCGGCCCTCGATGAGACCCACGGGGATGAGGCGGAAGGGGAAGATCTGGACCCGGCTCTTGATGGTGTCGGGCACGTCCTGCAGTTCCGTCGTGGCCAGCACGAAGATGGCGTGGGGCGGCGGCTCCTCGATGACCTTCAGCAGGGCGTTGAACGCCTCGGTGCTGAGCATGTGCACTTCGTCGATGATGTAGACCCGGTAGCGGCAGAAGGCGGGCCGGGTCTGCACCTGCTCCCGCAGGGCGCGCGCATCGGCCACCGAAGCCCGGCTGGCGGCGTCGATCTCGACGATGTCCAGGCTGCTGTCCGGCTGCTCCGCGGCACGGCAGGGATCGCAGACGCCGCACGGCGTGGCCGTGGGTCCCTCCGCGCAGTTCAGAGCCCGGGCCAGGATGCGGGCCGTGCTGGTCTTGCCCGTGCCCCGCACGCCGGCGAAGAGGTAGGCCTGGTGGATGCGACCGCTCTCCTTCGCCCGCTTCAGAGCGTTGGCCAGGGCCTTCACACTGCCTTCCTGGCCCACCAGGTCGGAGAGCAGGCGCGGACGGTACTTGAGGGCGAGGGTGGTCATGGGAAGTCCAGTCTCCCACAAGGTCCCTGCGATAGTCAGGGGCTATAAGCGCGCCTGATAACCCCATACGCCGTTTCAAAGCCAAAGATTCCGTGATTCTCGTTAGCATGGCTTGATCCCAGAAGGGAAAGCCATGCTTGAGGGATCGCGATCTGAGCACAGTGCCTGCGGGGTCGGCTTCATCGCCAGCCGGACGGGTGTGGCCAGCCGGGACATCCTGGAGGACGCCCTTCACGCGCTGAAATGCGTGGAACATCGCGGCGGCTGCGCGGCGGACCAGATCAGCAGCGATGGCGCTGGCGTCATGGCCGACATCCCCTTCGAAATGTTCGGCCATCGGTCTGGCGACATCGCTGTGGCCAGCCTCTTCCTGCCCCAGGACGCCGACCGGCTCCGCCGGTCCCTGGAGATCTTCGAGTCCACCTTCGCCTTCTTCGATCTGAACGTGCTGGCCTACCGGGAGCCCCCCGTGGATCCCGCCGTGCTGGGCGACGAGGCGCGACGCTCCCTGCCCACCATGCGCCAGGCGGTCCTGCGCCGCCCCGCCCAGTGCCGCACGGACGCCTCCTTCGACAAGCTGCTCTATTCGGCCAAGCAGGTGCTCCGCACCAAGCTGGTGGAACAGGGCATCCAGAACGAGGTCTTCTTCGCCTCGCTGTCGGCCCGCACCATCGTCTACAAGGCCCTCACCCGCGCCGCCGATCTCGATCGCTTCTACCTGGACCTGCGCGACCCGCGGTTTGTCACCCGGTTCGCCATGATCCACCGGCGGTTCAGCACCAACACGCGCACCTCCTGGGACAAGGCCCAGCCCTTCCGCCTCATCGCCCACAACGGCGAGATCAACACCATCGCCGGCAACCGCTCCCGGGCCGTCTCCCGGGAGATGTCCATCGGGCTCAAGCCCGACCAACTGGTGACCCACGGCTCCATCAGCGATTCCGGCAGCCTGAACGAGATCGCGGAGGGCCTGCACTACCGCAGCAGCATCCCCCACATGGAGGACATCCTGGCGATCATGATGCCTCCCGCCGAGGGGCAGAGCGCCTTCTACACGTTCTGGAGCCGCGCCATGGAGCCCTGGGACGGGCCGGCCTTCCTGGTCTACTCCGATGGGAGCAGCGTGGGCGCCCGTCTGGATCGCAACGGCTTCCGCCCGGCCCGGTGGGCCATGACGGAAGACCGCTTCTACCTGGCCTCCGAGGCCGGTTCCTTCCCGCTGGACGAGGCCGCCGTGTGCCGCAAGGGCATCCTCTACGCCGGCACCGGCGTCACGCTGGACCTGGGCACGGGACGGGTCCACTTCCGCGATCCGGGCCGCTCGCGCGAGCACCGCGATGCCACC
This region includes:
- the dnaX gene encoding DNA polymerase III subunit gamma/tau, producing the protein MTTLALKYRPRLLSDLVGQEGSVKALANALKRAKESGRIHQAYLFAGVRGTGKTSTARILARALNCAEGPTATPCGVCDPCRAAEQPDSSLDIVEIDAASRASVADARALREQVQTRPAFCRYRVYIIDEVHMLSTEAFNALLKVIEEPPPHAIFVLATTELQDVPDTIKSRVQIFPFRLIPVGLIEGRLKHVCEQEGVEAESGSLRLVAEAGQGSMRDALTILDRVIAAGDGKVLEEAVREQLGIVSAHLVQGVMSALAIGDTAALVEACRELNEQGADWATFWRELVLAFRDRLEQEARAARGPQDLLRWARMLQLLLSRERDLRDSSLPRVVVELALVTAAQLPHLAPLDALVSGAAVRPPGPPTSPPPVPSRAPQAAPAPEGPRRVPPATPPAHAPARAQAPPPPGPPAPAQLRMACSEALRAVPGLRVLGTAPQMATDLRWEPPVLRFRFPGNVRQTLQDLEREQANPHVLAALAAVLPGLRELEVRFDDGPAGTQAERPEDRLRREPGFQELLRLSGGEVLEIRREG
- a CDS encoding translocation/assembly module TamB domain-containing protein, encoding MVWHPTKEAVQRLWGRRWVRRVSYVLVAGGATMTIVPWVATRPAVLRWTISKLDALVREETGLSLEVGQLEVHPLFGSAAMKDVRLGGDLLTVQRVEVQANLTSLFGPAPRIFSIRVERPHLRLTEAGLASIHLKEHPPRKGPLPQVRLDLLSITGGEIELPEPLRGLPAMRYQFEVKATGPGPNRLRVDVAGPQLMVLGPKGWEKGRLDLNGEVAETFVALKEGYLRLGESQVRLHGQFDAKTPQRPERLEAQLAGILGLTQAAHWGGMTRPPLAGSLDFTASVNGALANPQWTLAAEGTGLQPSEATFAPGSLALHGRGNLEGFQLSQFRWHSPQGELDLEGSWSHKTPARGTLTGRALDLEALGRLLRIQEFQGLRGDLRAQVEGPRDAAALRRPDRWQGTVQLGLTQHGLEAGNLRATVRNGRATLDQLHLDLEALKAQGTGWADLGPRGLIRLEAEGNAEVGAGQVGRALRAWKVVDLDMEGQTRAQAKVRWTRGPGLELDGSAQVTQPRWHGAQADSVQANVQIRDTDLRVTDIRLQKGEGSGAGDLWLTWGRTAPGQKQMDMCFTAFRLPVAEGLKAADLGDLPITGTGGGWVRLQGRFDHITMNGEAQVESGVAYGIKIPAASSSFAMDLGSLRLRLEGVRIGERLDLLGGPGGAPEGALALTGRADMDFQGWTWWVDLAGRLDSQLLALPGPHIQAQVEARLLGPITSPFGALDLPEGQATLSRGRVFFEGRSVEGLEAKVNLERGRMEGRLGIEGMTRSLVEAQVRPEGPDLVGSFSLAISPESAHTETLARGLTDDLLEDLNLEAVAQGRWNGRALTWTGTLNRLAAQFSAFELHQARPSALRGDAAGAEVDITLEGGARKASDAAPAQAAGLRISGTVPFSNAGSLGLRAQGTANLAHLKAIFDRVMEVDEYNLLSEVRVQGTSRFDLLAHGTYANPQLDGTLSLEKGQMNLRGYQGVEDLQAEVVFKDRTISIPVDKPLRGTLAHGDLVVSGGLIWRLGGLDTYALKASLANFQLRDVPDGLDLQGTLRATLEGTEESGLLKGRLRADHLSYHTEVKLADLILRSALSDSGGLVGLDLDDPLERIRLELDLDLRSPWSFDTNLLKLEGHTEGPFQVLGTLAHPALKGTLVFQPGGRITNIFPAGDMVVNQGSLRFSEARGLDPSINLQGSVSSIPGYTVNLDIHGTLSNLSIVPSSTPSLRQDEIVAILINPGNVANVGTAGASSGATQGAITSGIASAGSGLISTLAFAPLQEQLRRTLGLDRVNVAVRTTSLGTTETEVTLGKSINLFGQRSAFVVSHRKSGELSITSGQVEWRFGGFILQLGASKGGGTGLHPSGEIRHSWSPK
- a CDS encoding MoaD/ThiS family protein, whose protein sequence is MLTVKCFARYRALLGFSDLTVPAVPTLGDLLADPRFADLPKDALLAVNQSFVDRSAPLADGDEVALMPPVSGG